The following proteins come from a genomic window of Deltaproteobacteria bacterium IMCC39524:
- the sucC gene encoding ADP-forming succinate--CoA ligase subunit beta, producing the protein MNVHEYQAKAILRNFGVPVPEGHVVYNSNSARDWAKRLGEGPYAVKAQIHAGGRGKGGGVKIAKTADEAKQFTREMFGMTLVTPQTGPEGKFVKRVLIEKGCNIADEFYVSFLVDRATDMVTLMASAEGGMDIEEVAAKTPEKLFFEAIDPVVGLTSFQARKVAFKLGFEIAQVKQAVPLLRNLYQTFVETDCSLLEINPLVLTGEGKLLCLDAKINFDENALFRHLRIRDLRDYDEEDPMEIEASQYDLSYIALDGNIGCMVNGAGLAMATMDIIKHYGGDPANFLDVGGGATIERVTEAFKIILSDEKVEGILVNIFGGIMKCDVIATGVIEGAKQVGVKVPLVVRLEGTNVDLGKKLLAESGLNIVSADGMADAAEKIVKAVKEERQQ; encoded by the coding sequence ATGAATGTTCACGAATATCAGGCCAAGGCAATTCTGCGGAATTTCGGGGTTCCGGTTCCGGAAGGACATGTGGTCTACAACAGTAATTCGGCCCGGGATTGGGCCAAGCGCCTCGGCGAAGGTCCTTATGCGGTCAAAGCCCAGATTCATGCCGGCGGGCGTGGCAAGGGCGGCGGCGTCAAGATCGCCAAAACGGCCGATGAGGCCAAGCAATTTACCCGTGAGATGTTCGGTATGACCCTGGTGACTCCCCAGACCGGACCCGAGGGCAAATTTGTTAAACGTGTGCTGATCGAAAAAGGTTGCAACATTGCCGACGAATTCTACGTCTCTTTCCTGGTCGACCGTGCCACTGACATGGTCACCCTGATGGCTTCTGCCGAAGGCGGCATGGACATCGAGGAAGTCGCCGCCAAGACTCCGGAGAAACTTTTCTTCGAAGCAATCGATCCAGTCGTCGGCCTGACGTCTTTCCAGGCCCGCAAGGTGGCCTTCAAGCTCGGCTTCGAAATCGCCCAGGTCAAGCAGGCGGTTCCCCTGCTGAGGAACCTGTACCAGACTTTTGTCGAAACTGATTGTTCCCTGCTTGAGATCAACCCTTTGGTCCTGACCGGCGAAGGCAAACTGCTCTGTCTCGATGCCAAAATCAATTTTGATGAGAACGCACTCTTCCGCCATCTCCGGATTCGCGACCTGCGCGATTATGACGAAGAAGATCCGATGGAGATCGAAGCCTCCCAATACGACCTCTCCTACATTGCTCTTGATGGCAACATCGGCTGCATGGTCAATGGCGCCGGCTTGGCGATGGCGACCATGGATATCATCAAGCACTATGGTGGTGATCCGGCGAACTTCCTTGATGTAGGGGGCGGCGCGACCATCGAGCGTGTTACGGAAGCCTTCAAGATTATCCTCTCCGACGAAAAGGTTGAAGGAATTCTGGTCAACATCTTCGGTGGCATCATGAAATGTGATGTTATTGCGACAGGAGTCATCGAAGGCGCCAAACAAGTCGGCGTCAAGGTCCCCTTGGTTGTTCGCCTCGAAGGGACCAACGTCGATCTGGGCAAGAAGCTGCTGGCAGAATCGGGCTTGAATATTGTCAGTGCTGATGGCATGGCTGATGCGGCTGAAAAGATCGTCAAAGCCGTCAAGGAGGAGAGACAACAATGA
- a CDS encoding ABC transporter ATP-binding protein, translating to MSHHIVHVKNLQHVYPDQTVALQEVSFLIHHGESVGIIGANGAGKSTLLLHLNGYLAATSGEIIIGDDTLSKETLPEIRRTVGMVFQDPEDQLFMPTVFDDVAFGPLNMGLSHEEIEARVTEALERVDAVELRNKPPYHLSGGEKKRVAIATVLSMLPEILVLDEPTNGLDPHARRQLIALLQAFHHTRIVTSHDLDMILELCDRTIVLHEGLVMADGPTMEIFNNDELLKTCRLEKPFAMQSCPVCSPGKQTSPKQPPLVAPHSSKPHDHHHDH from the coding sequence ATGAGTCACCATATTGTCCACGTCAAGAACCTGCAGCACGTTTACCCTGATCAAACAGTTGCTTTGCAAGAGGTTTCTTTTCTGATTCACCATGGTGAATCGGTAGGAATCATCGGCGCCAATGGTGCAGGCAAGTCAACCTTGCTGCTTCACCTGAATGGTTATCTTGCCGCAACCTCGGGAGAGATCATCATTGGCGACGACACCCTGTCGAAGGAGACTTTGCCCGAGATCAGACGCACCGTCGGCATGGTGTTTCAGGATCCGGAAGACCAGCTTTTCATGCCCACGGTTTTCGATGACGTCGCCTTTGGCCCCTTGAATATGGGCCTCTCTCACGAGGAAATCGAAGCCAGAGTTACGGAAGCGCTGGAAAGAGTGGATGCTGTGGAGTTACGCAACAAGCCCCCATACCATCTCTCGGGTGGGGAGAAGAAGCGTGTGGCGATCGCCACCGTTCTGTCAATGCTGCCGGAAATTCTGGTGCTTGATGAACCAACCAATGGACTTGATCCCCACGCCCGGCGTCAATTGATCGCCCTGCTCCAGGCTTTCCATCATACGCGCATTGTCACCAGCCATGATCTCGACATGATCCTGGAACTGTGCGATCGAACCATCGTCCTGCACGAAGGTCTGGTGATGGCAGACGGGCCGACCATGGAAATTTTCAACAACGATGAGCTGCTCAAAACCTGTCGGCTTGAAAAACCTTTTGCCATGCAGAGCTGTCCGGTCTGCTCTCCAGGCAAACAGACCTCTCCAAAGCAGCCCCCCCTGGTAGCACCTCACAGCAGTAAACCTCACGACCATCATCACGATCACTAG
- the cbiQ gene encoding cobalt ECF transporter T component CbiQ — MLSIDGSFLDFKQLDLLALRQTPVHRLDPRAKVLTTLCFIVCVVSFDRYQISAMLPFMIYPAVLMAVGDLPFGYILRKIIIVIPFALLIGLFNPVFDRQVLMQIGSLDIWGGWISCFSILIRAILTASAAIILVAITGFPAICEALEKLKMPQTFAVQLLFLYRYIFVLTDEGVRTARARQLRTFGNRGLGIRHFGSLVGHLLLRTWERAERIHMAMLARGFAGEVHSSRRPSHFGRTEVLFMAGWITLFILLRLFNAPQFLGGLFTGTMP; from the coding sequence ATGCTGTCAATTGACGGCTCCTTTCTCGATTTCAAGCAGCTTGATCTGCTTGCCCTGCGCCAGACTCCTGTGCACCGCCTTGACCCCCGGGCTAAGGTATTGACAACCCTTTGCTTTATCGTCTGCGTAGTTTCCTTCGATCGTTACCAGATCTCGGCCATGCTGCCCTTTATGATTTACCCAGCCGTATTGATGGCGGTCGGTGATTTGCCTTTCGGCTATATCCTGCGCAAGATCATCATCGTAATTCCCTTTGCCCTTTTGATTGGTCTCTTCAACCCGGTTTTTGATCGCCAGGTGCTTATGCAAATCGGCTCACTCGATATCTGGGGTGGCTGGATCTCCTGTTTCTCGATCCTGATTCGCGCTATTCTTACGGCAAGCGCGGCGATTATCCTGGTGGCGATTACCGGTTTTCCGGCAATCTGCGAAGCTCTTGAAAAGTTGAAGATGCCGCAGACCTTTGCCGTACAATTGCTCTTTCTATACCGCTACATCTTCGTCCTTACAGACGAAGGCGTCCGTACTGCAAGGGCCCGTCAATTACGCACCTTCGGTAACCGGGGCCTCGGCATCCGGCACTTCGGTTCTCTTGTCGGTCACCTGCTGTTGCGCACCTGGGAACGTGCTGAACGTATTCATATGGCGATGCTGGCCCGTGGTTTTGCCGGCGAAGTCCACTCTTCCCGACGGCCAAGTCACTTCGGCCGCACCGAAGTGTTGTTCATGGCAGGCTGGATCACACTTTTCATTCTGCTGCGCCTTTTCAATGCCCCGCAATTTCTCGGCGGCCTTTTCACAGGAACCATGCCATGA
- a CDS encoding energy-coupling factor ABC transporter permease: protein MHMADALVSPAVGGAFWAAAAGTIAYCSARVRKDLDDRKVPLMGVLGAFVFAAQMINFTIPATGSSGHLGGGLLLAILLGPSAAYLTIASVLMIQALFFADGGLLALGCNIFNLGVFPAFIAYPLIYKKLVGRDPRQSRMVAASILAAVVALQFGSLGVVLQTVLSGVAALPFDTFLLLMQPIHLGIGVVEGVVTALVVSFIYQARPEILESTLQQKPLGDLPIKSLLATFLVATLLIGGVLSWFVSENPDGLEWSIAKVTGTPELPEAEHREHQRLAKIQEETALLPDYAIPTEEGEARSAATERMGTSLSGLLGGAMTLIVCSLVGVFLKRRSAAQRKEA, encoded by the coding sequence ATGCACATGGCAGATGCACTCGTATCCCCTGCCGTAGGAGGTGCGTTCTGGGCGGCCGCCGCCGGAACCATCGCTTACTGCTCGGCCCGCGTACGCAAGGACCTTGATGATCGCAAGGTGCCGCTTATGGGTGTGCTTGGGGCCTTCGTTTTCGCTGCGCAGATGATCAATTTCACCATCCCGGCAACCGGATCAAGTGGCCATCTCGGCGGCGGTCTCCTGCTGGCCATCTTGCTCGGTCCCTCTGCCGCATACCTGACCATCGCTTCGGTGCTGATGATTCAGGCGCTCTTTTTCGCCGATGGCGGATTGCTTGCGCTCGGCTGCAACATCTTCAATCTCGGGGTCTTCCCCGCTTTCATTGCTTACCCCTTAATCTACAAGAAGCTGGTCGGTCGTGATCCACGTCAATCCCGGATGGTCGCCGCATCAATTCTCGCCGCGGTTGTGGCCCTTCAGTTCGGCTCCCTGGGGGTGGTCTTGCAAACCGTGCTTTCCGGCGTCGCCGCGTTGCCCTTTGATACCTTCCTCCTGCTTATGCAACCGATCCACCTGGGTATCGGCGTGGTCGAAGGGGTGGTCACTGCGCTGGTTGTCTCCTTCATTTACCAGGCTCGCCCGGAGATCCTGGAGAGTACCTTGCAGCAGAAACCCCTTGGTGACTTACCGATAAAATCGCTGCTGGCGACCTTTCTGGTTGCGACCCTGCTGATCGGCGGGGTGCTATCGTGGTTTGTTTCCGAGAACCCGGATGGACTGGAATGGTCGATTGCCAAAGTCACCGGAACTCCCGAGTTACCAGAGGCAGAACACAGAGAACACCAGCGGCTCGCCAAAATTCAGGAAGAGACAGCCCTCCTCCCTGATTATGCGATCCCTACTGAAGAAGGAGAGGCTCGCTCTGCTGCTACCGAGAGAATGGGTACCAGCCTTTCCGGTCTCCTCGGCGGCGCGATGACCCTGATCGTTTGTAGCCTGGTCGGCGTGTTTTTGAAGAGACGAAGTGCAGCGCAGCGGAAAGAGGCTTAA
- a CDS encoding SprT-like domain-containing protein codes for MHDNHCRAELQEKAFAAVRRAERRARDFYAIKLPEASIDFSLRGRCAGQAIVERTGSTRLRINLKLLGENLDDYLAQTIPHEVAHLVANWQAQKKRLKPRPHGTEWQAIMRNCFGLEAKRCHSYRTTPARIVQRPFLYACSCRKHRLTSIMHNKIGLSYQALCKACKTPLQFIDRQKP; via the coding sequence ATGCACGATAACCATTGCAGAGCAGAGCTTCAGGAAAAAGCTTTTGCAGCAGTCCGCCGCGCCGAAAGGCGAGCGCGGGATTTTTATGCGATCAAACTACCGGAAGCCTCGATAGATTTTTCCCTGCGCGGCCGTTGTGCTGGCCAGGCTATCGTTGAAAGGACGGGGTCGACCCGTCTGCGCATCAACCTGAAACTCCTCGGTGAAAATCTGGATGATTATCTGGCTCAGACCATACCCCATGAAGTCGCCCACCTGGTCGCCAACTGGCAGGCGCAAAAAAAACGACTAAAGCCAAGGCCGCACGGCACAGAGTGGCAGGCGATTATGCGCAACTGTTTCGGTCTTGAGGCAAAACGCTGCCACAGCTACCGGACCACGCCAGCCCGAATCGTACAAAGACCCTTTCTCTACGCTTGCAGCTGTCGAAAGCACCGCCTGACCAGCATCATGCACAACAAGATCGGTCTCAGCTATCAAGCCCTCTGCAAAGCCTGTAAAACGCCACTGCAATTTATCGACAGACAAAAACCCTGA
- a CDS encoding tetratricopeptide repeat protein yields MKTPATGHDRLPDRSSTKVLYDQQLPVYKASLQQLAQDVRLILEPQGLTPAIKYRIKSFQAYFDKLRKQNKTNDSRRMVTINDFFGLRIICPFLEDIETVSNLLATHFEVLDTECKANKHSFREFGYDSVHLTLRMEATQTGRSMPGVRKVCEVQLRTILQDAWAEVEHELVYKSDISLPNQSIRRKLASLNATLTLSDLIFQEIRDYQKEIRQHGRKRRASVEKEALEQELIAISHPTTTEPPARIGPIPSSMASHLEKTMLRALKAHSNHDLENAIALYGQLLGMQLERKMRGLVYNHRGMAYFAMGSHQRALKDFFSAISYDPESDRGYANRGLCYRVMKKYEKALKDFDQALIINPNRPDSYFGRAQTHYDMQQFELALADCEKALLIHSGYQPARALIKALRSEQT; encoded by the coding sequence ATGAAGACTCCAGCAACCGGCCATGACCGTCTTCCGGATCGGAGCAGTACGAAGGTTCTTTACGACCAGCAGCTACCGGTCTATAAGGCGTCATTGCAGCAACTTGCCCAGGATGTTCGTCTGATCCTTGAACCGCAGGGTCTCACTCCGGCCATCAAGTACCGCATCAAAAGCTTTCAGGCCTACTTCGACAAGCTTCGCAAGCAGAACAAAACCAACGACAGCCGACGCATGGTGACGATCAATGATTTCTTCGGCTTGCGTATCATCTGTCCTTTTCTCGAAGACATAGAAACGGTTTCCAACCTGCTTGCCACCCACTTTGAAGTTCTCGATACAGAATGTAAAGCCAATAAGCACTCTTTCCGCGAGTTCGGCTATGATTCTGTCCATCTGACCCTGCGTATGGAAGCGACCCAGACCGGCCGTTCCATGCCTGGGGTGCGTAAAGTCTGTGAAGTCCAGTTGCGCACTATTCTTCAGGATGCCTGGGCCGAGGTTGAGCATGAGCTGGTCTACAAATCGGATATTTCCTTGCCCAACCAATCAATTCGCCGCAAGTTGGCCTCGTTGAATGCCACCCTGACCCTTTCCGACCTGATCTTTCAGGAGATTCGGGACTACCAGAAAGAGATCCGCCAGCATGGTCGAAAACGCCGTGCCAGCGTCGAGAAGGAAGCTCTGGAACAGGAGTTGATAGCCATATCTCATCCCACGACAACAGAACCACCGGCTCGCATTGGGCCGATCCCGTCAAGCATGGCCAGCCACCTGGAAAAAACCATGCTGCGCGCCTTGAAAGCCCACAGCAATCATGACCTCGAAAACGCAATCGCGCTGTACGGTCAACTCCTCGGCATGCAACTGGAACGCAAAATGCGCGGCTTGGTTTACAACCACAGGGGCATGGCCTACTTTGCTATGGGTAGTCATCAGCGCGCGCTCAAGGACTTTTTTAGTGCAATCAGCTACGACCCCGAAAGTGACCGGGGCTATGCGAATCGTGGTCTCTGCTACCGTGTTATGAAAAAATACGAAAAAGCACTGAAAGACTTCGACCAGGCACTGATTATCAATCCGAATCGTCCCGACAGCTACTTCGGTCGGGCCCAGACCCATTACGATATGCAGCAATTTGAGCTGGCCCTGGCCGACTGCGAGAAGGCACTGCTCATCCATTCCGGCTATCAACCGGCCAGGGCGCTGATCAAGGCCCTGCGCAGCGAACAAACCTGA
- a CDS encoding DUF924 domain-containing protein yields MHQEILKFWFEELEPKQWWVKAPELDQLIIVRFSEIHDRAARCELSGWRKSASGRLAEIIVLDQFSRNMFRGSPLSFAYDPLALALSQEAISLGADQLLSPVERNFIYMPFMHSESLQIHEEAVELFRRNGQQGSFEYELKHKVIIERFGRYPHRNEVLGRVSTEAELEFLRQPGSRF; encoded by the coding sequence ATGCACCAGGAAATCCTAAAGTTCTGGTTTGAAGAGCTTGAACCGAAGCAGTGGTGGGTCAAAGCCCCCGAACTGGATCAATTGATCATCGTCCGGTTCTCAGAAATTCATGATCGTGCAGCGCGTTGTGAACTCTCCGGTTGGCGAAAAAGTGCTTCCGGGCGGCTGGCTGAAATAATAGTCCTGGACCAGTTCTCACGAAACATGTTCCGCGGCTCGCCGTTGTCCTTCGCCTATGACCCTCTGGCGCTGGCTCTATCACAGGAAGCGATTTCGCTCGGCGCCGATCAATTGTTGAGTCCAGTCGAGAGAAATTTTATCTACATGCCCTTTATGCACAGCGAGTCGTTGCAAATCCATGAGGAAGCGGTAGAGCTGTTCCGCCGTAATGGTCAGCAGGGGAGTTTCGAATACGAGCTGAAGCACAAGGTGATAATCGAGAGGTTTGGACGCTACCCCCACCGGAACGAGGTGCTGGGCAGGGTGTCTACGGAAGCAGAGCTTGAATTTTTGCGTCAGCCCGGATCGAGGTTTTAG
- a CDS encoding DUF1330 domain-containing protein has product MAAYLVGQIKVRNQGLWQEYVTGVRESLAPFEAKILFRGKLLEVLAGQQDKDLVVVIEFSNQTVLNDWFTSEKYQSLIPLRDEAASVVISTYQT; this is encoded by the coding sequence ATGGCTGCTTATCTTGTCGGACAGATCAAGGTTAGGAATCAAGGCCTCTGGCAGGAGTATGTGACGGGAGTCCGGGAATCTCTGGCTCCTTTTGAAGCGAAAATCCTTTTTCGGGGGAAACTTCTAGAAGTCCTTGCCGGTCAGCAGGATAAAGACCTGGTTGTTGTTATCGAATTTTCCAATCAAACTGTTTTGAATGACTGGTTCACCTCAGAAAAATACCAATCCTTGATTCCCCTGCGCGATGAAGCGGCCAGTGTTGTTATCTCGACTTATCAGACATAA
- a CDS encoding 4Fe-4S ferredoxin — MTTDQEQAKSWIEKIVRDFCSSSANSLEDGTGEPAWDVPQFAYARGDDPLFSQLKHDIGEFYWTPEEAYKLVYPDEEIVSSVLAVICYILPQTKATRVDQALETEFPAERWARSRFHGEDFNCTLRLHLAEQLTQAGYPAVAPERLPGFDYRQSERFGIASNWSERHTAWVAGLGTFGLSDGLITRVGKAVRFGSVVVKMSLEATPRPYAGHQDWCLWYAKGSCGVCMKRCPAKAITVDGHDKPKCFDYIRNVTTPYVRDHYGTGATPCGLCQVKIPCEARSPL; from the coding sequence ATGACCACTGACCAGGAGCAGGCCAAAAGCTGGATCGAAAAAATTGTCCGTGATTTCTGTTCTTCATCGGCCAACAGCCTGGAGGATGGCACGGGTGAACCCGCATGGGATGTGCCTCAGTTTGCCTATGCTCGTGGCGATGATCCTCTTTTTAGCCAGTTGAAACATGACATCGGCGAGTTTTACTGGACTCCTGAAGAAGCTTACAAACTGGTTTATCCCGATGAAGAGATAGTTTCGTCTGTCTTGGCGGTTATCTGCTATATCCTTCCCCAGACCAAAGCGACCCGAGTTGATCAAGCGTTAGAGACCGAATTCCCCGCCGAGCGATGGGCTCGTTCCCGTTTCCATGGTGAGGACTTTAATTGTACTTTGCGCCTGCACTTGGCCGAACAGTTAACGCAGGCTGGCTATCCGGCGGTGGCCCCGGAGCGCTTGCCTGGCTTCGATTATCGCCAGAGCGAACGCTTCGGCATTGCCTCCAATTGGTCGGAAAGGCATACGGCCTGGGTTGCCGGGCTTGGTACTTTTGGTTTGTCCGATGGTTTGATTACCCGGGTCGGTAAGGCGGTTCGCTTCGGTTCTGTTGTCGTCAAAATGAGCCTTGAGGCGACACCTCGCCCTTACGCAGGCCACCAGGACTGGTGTCTTTGGTATGCGAAGGGAAGCTGCGGTGTTTGCATGAAACGCTGCCCGGCTAAGGCAATTACTGTCGATGGCCATGACAAACCGAAATGCTTTGATTATATCCGCAATGTCACCACGCCCTATGTGCGCGACCATTATGGTACCGGTGCCACCCCTTGTGGTCTTTGCCAGGTTAAGATTCCCTGCGAGGCGCGATCACCTCTTTGA
- a CDS encoding DUF547 domain-containing protein, translating to MTLFRKQLLGGILLLAAVLLLLVPVPGQAEPFDHEHAAWSLLVKNNVHWNLNRTASQVNYDGFQETHDFLKRYLFNISAVTRAEFDTFSREQQLAFLINAYNAFTVELILTEYPELTSIKELGSLFSSPWKRKFFHLLGESQNLDGIEHDLIRGSGRYDEPLIHFAVNCASIGCPALLDEAFVAEKLDQQLLESTGRFLNDRNRNRFDAKTGTLEISSIFDWYAEDFSKGWRGYDSLHDFFRTHGDWITDDAESAEKLREVALRIEFLDYDWSLNTLR from the coding sequence ATGACTCTTTTTCGCAAACAACTGTTGGGTGGAATCCTTCTGCTTGCCGCTGTACTTCTGCTGCTTGTACCCGTTCCCGGTCAAGCTGAGCCCTTTGACCATGAACATGCCGCCTGGAGCCTGTTGGTGAAAAACAATGTTCATTGGAATCTCAACCGCACTGCCTCCCAGGTCAATTATGACGGATTTCAGGAAACTCACGATTTTCTGAAGCGCTATCTCTTCAACATCTCTGCGGTGACGCGTGCCGAGTTCGATACTTTCAGTCGTGAGCAGCAGCTGGCATTCCTCATCAATGCCTACAATGCTTTTACCGTCGAACTGATTCTGACCGAATACCCCGAGCTCACATCGATCAAGGAGCTCGGTTCGCTTTTTTCTTCTCCCTGGAAGAGAAAGTTCTTTCACCTGCTTGGCGAATCACAAAACCTCGATGGTATCGAGCACGACCTGATCCGTGGTTCGGGGCGTTACGATGAGCCCTTGATTCATTTTGCCGTCAACTGTGCCTCCATCGGTTGTCCGGCGTTGCTTGATGAGGCTTTCGTGGCCGAGAAGCTTGATCAGCAATTGCTTGAAAGCACAGGGCGGTTCCTTAACGATCGAAACCGCAATCGCTTCGATGCCAAAACCGGTACACTTGAAATTTCAAGTATCTTTGACTGGTATGCCGAGGATTTCTCCAAAGGTTGGCGCGGCTACGATTCTCTACATGATTTTTTTCGTACGCATGGGGATTGGATTACTGATGATGCGGAGAGTGCTGAAAAGTTGAGAGAGGTTGCGCTACGGATTGAGTTTTTGGATTACGATTGGAGTTTGAACACTCTACGCTAA
- a CDS encoding response regulator transcription factor, whose product MKVLVSINNKILAEGVKSLIGENVPETLMGDHFFGPTVEDPDVVLFISREDILELKQNYIEAKFIYFDQGTCDSELSCLLYCHGVLGIISCDLDVNNFCKALRRVHQGEVWLCQKHLHLLLEKGPLMSGSKSFHKLSDQDRRIIQLVAAGDSNKEIADKLCLSLPTIKAHLGRIFRTLGVENRAQLAALATKGTVLLKN is encoded by the coding sequence GTGAAGGTCCTTGTTTCCATCAATAATAAGATTCTCGCCGAGGGAGTAAAGAGTCTCATCGGCGAGAACGTCCCCGAAACACTCATGGGAGACCATTTCTTCGGGCCGACTGTTGAAGACCCGGACGTTGTTTTGTTCATCTCGCGGGAAGATATTCTCGAATTAAAACAAAACTACATTGAAGCCAAATTTATTTATTTCGATCAGGGGACATGTGACAGCGAACTCTCGTGCCTGCTCTACTGTCACGGTGTTCTCGGCATTATCTCATGCGATCTTGATGTCAACAACTTCTGCAAAGCTCTGAGGAGAGTTCATCAGGGCGAAGTCTGGCTCTGTCAAAAGCATTTACACCTCTTGCTTGAAAAGGGCCCGTTAATGTCTGGCAGCAAGAGCTTTCACAAATTGAGCGACCAGGACAGAAGAATCATTCAGCTGGTTGCCGCAGGTGACTCTAACAAGGAGATTGCCGACAAGCTCTGTTTGAGCCTGCCGACGATCAAGGCCCATCTCGGCCGCATTTTCAGGACTCTCGGTGTCGAAAATCGCGCTCAACTTGCTGCCCTGGCGACAAAAGGCACTGTCCTTCTTAAGAATTGA